From Phragmites australis chromosome 5, lpPhrAust1.1, whole genome shotgun sequence, a single genomic window includes:
- the LOC133918752 gene encoding putative disease resistance protein RGA4 — protein sequence MEAAVGAASWLLGKVLNKLSDDLVAAYVSSSELNLNFQKIKRDLMYTQGLLHEAQGGDVTFNLGLRGLLEDLGQKADEAEDALDELHYFMIQDKLDGTREAAPDVGDGLSSQTLHARHAVQHTAGNWFSCFPCCRSQDDIAVVTDNTSKAESDINIDDGRVDKVPFNRVDMSNKIKQVIEEINSLCPPISDLLKINLSSNLQPSMPASTKRPVTSSEITQRKLFGRDAIYEKTINEMTNATQNDKILSVLPIVGPGGIGKTTFAQHLYNDKRTEEHFIVRVWVCVSTNFDVLKLTKEILGCLPATENEGNKKENETTNLDRLQKTIAERLKSKRFLVVLDDIWECSSDDDWGKLLAPFEKGETSGNMVLVTTRFPKIVEMVTKGTSSIDLHGLDPDAFWKFFQICVFGEIQEEHDKEDLLDIARQIADKLKCSPLAAKTVGRLLSKKPYREHWMEILEKKEWLKQKHDDDIIPALKISYDYLPFHLKKCFSYCALFPEDYKFNSLEITRFWISVGIIDSNGQNDKIEDIGSKYLDELLDNGFLMKGDDTYYVMHDLLHELSQSVSSKECAYISCSSFRADDIPPSIRHLSISMQDNYTEIFEEEMNKLKRRINIGSLQSLMIFGEYRRASLVNILKHTFKEIKGLRVLFIFINSINSLPHNFSKLVHLRYLKVKSPRYSKVCLPSVVSRFYHLKFLDLQHWGRCYDMPKDIIRLVNLRHFVVANKEFHSNVSEVGKMKFLQELKGFHVKKEHVGFELKELGQLEELGGELNIYGLENVRIREEANEAKLMAKRNIIKLGLFWGREQQFRGDDILDSLQPHSNLRELRIVNHGGATCPSWLCSNIHMKNLESLHLERVSWATLLPFGQIYHLRKLKLKNIVGICQFGPDIFGGITEKSFTQLKEVEFDYMPELVEWVGGANSHFFSRLERIRCTNCPKLVALPFSGWFSSSTQDNTIWFANLCHLYIHACPKLRLPPLPHTSMLSSVHTDYLDYDGTELHIKMPSELAFHNLGEIDVLEIKDTSLISFTDLQKLRPLRSIRVRRCEETLWGGLDDSFVLHSVQYLELREFPLTGKSLSNLFKCFPALSSLDVCASDEDHEEVVLQFPFSSSLRDVRLVGCKNLILPVEDEGGFRSLSSLVSVYIQKCGKLFSRWSMGEAAQSINLFPPCLKELLLREEPSMMSMALLSNLTSLTTLALVDCKNTTVDGFNPLITSNLETLWVNNRRDDETGGSIAADLLAEVARTKIMPAGSFQLTRIEVDSISAVLVGPICRRLSASLRTLYLQNDWRAESFTEEQDEALQFLTSLREMHISDCRALQSLPQGLHCLSSLEGLYVLGSPKIRSLPKKGLPDSLQFLYIYDCCAELYEECQKLRGTRPDICVDTSLRTAED from the coding sequence ATGGAGGCGGCCGTTGGCGCCGCGAGCTGGCTCCTTGGCAAGGTGCTCAACAAGCTGTCTGATGACCTGGTGGCGGCATACGTGTCCAGCTCCGAGCTCAACCTCAACTTCCAGAAGATCAAAAGGGATCTGATGTACACTCAAGGTCTTCTGCACGAGGCCCAGGGGGGAGACGTCACCTTCAACCTCGGTCTGCGAGGGTTGCTGGAGGACCTGGGCCAGAAGGCCGATGAGGCTGAGGATGCTCTTGATGAGCTCCACTACTTCATGATCCAAGACAAGCTCGACGGCACCCGGGAGGCCGCCCCCGACGTGGGTGACGGCCTCAGCTCTCAAACTCTGCATGCTCGCCATGCTGTTCAGCACACTGCCGGTAACTGGTTTTCATGCTTTCCTTGTTGCCGTTCACAAGATGATATTGCTGTTGTCACCGATAACACAAGCAAGGCAGAGTCTGATATCAATATTGACGATGGCCGTGTTGACAAGGTGCCATTCAACAGAGTAGACATGTCCAATAAAATCAAGCAGGTGATAGAAGAAATAAACTCCCTATGTCCTCCTATCTCCGATTTGCTCAAGATAAACCTAAGCAGTAACCTTCAGCCAAGCATGCCTGCCTCCACTAAGCGGCCCGTCACTAGCTCAGAAATAACACAGAGAAAGTTGTTTGGGAGAGATGCCATTTATGAAAAAACTATAAATGAGATGACCAATGCCACACAAAACGATAAAATCTTGTCTGTTCTACCTATAGTTGGCCCGGGAGGTATTGGAAAGACAACCTTCGCCCAGCATCTATATAATGACAAAAGGACTGAAGAACACTTCATTGTTAGGGTCTGGGTATGTGTGTCAACTAATTTTGATGTGCTTAAGCTCACCAAAGAGATCCTGGGCTGCCTACCTGCAACTGAaaatgaaggaaataaaaaagaaaatgaaacaaCCAACTTAGACCGGCTTCAAAAAACCATTGCAGAGAGATTGAAATCCAAAAGGTTTCTAGTTGTCTTGGATGATATATGGGAATGCAGCAGTGATGATGATTGGGGAAAACTGTTAGCTCCATTCGAAAAGGGCGAGACCAGTGGAAACATGGTTCTCGTCACAACTCGGTTCCCAAAAATAGTAGAAATGGTGACAAAGGGAACTAGTTCAATTGATCTACATGGTTTGGATCCTGATGCATTTTGGAAATTCTTTCAGATATGTGTCTTTGGTGAAATCCAAGAAGAGCATGATAAAGAAGATTTACTTGACATTGCAAGACAAATAGCAGATAAGTTGAAGTGCTCCCCACTTGCAGCCAAAACAGTTGGTCGGTTATTGAGTAAGAAACCATATCGGGAACATTGGATGGAAATTCTTGAAAAGAAAGAGTGGCTAAAACAAAAACATGATGATGATATTATCCCAGCCCTAAAAATTAGCTACGACTATCTTCCCTTCCATTTAAAGAAATGTTTTTCATATTGTGCCCTTTTCCCTGAGGATTATAAGTTTAATAGTTTGGAGATTACTCGTTTTTGGATTTCAGTAGGCATCATAGATTCCAATGGTCAGAATGATAAAATTGAGGACATAGGATCAAAGTATTTGGATGAACTATTAGACAATGGTTTTCTGATGAAAGGAGATGATACTTATTATGTAATGCATGATTTACTGCATGAGCTTTCACAGAGTGTTTCATCAAAAGAATGTGCCTATATCAGTTGTTCTAGTTTTAGAGCTGATGACATCCCACCATCAATTCGCCACCTATCCATCTCCATGCAGGATAATTATACTGAAATTTTTGAGGAAGAAATGAATAAATTGAAGAGAAGGATAAACATTGGAAGTTTGCagagtttgatgatttttggagaaTATAGAAGGGCAAGCTTGGtcaatattttaaaacataCGTTTAAGGAAAtaaagggtctccgtgtcctaTTTATATTCATAAACTCCATAAATTCTTTGCCACACAACTTTTCAAAGCTTGTCCACCTTCGGTACCTAAAAGTTAAGTCACCTAGATACTCAAAAGTGTGTTTGCCTAGCGTAGTGTCCAGGTTTTATCACTTGAAATTCTTGGACCTTCAACACTGGGGAAGGTGTTATGATATGCCTAAAGACATTATCCGCCTTGTGAATTTGCGTCATTTCGTCGTTGCTAACAAAGAATTCCATTCCAATGTTTCTGAGGTTGGAAAAATGAAGTTTTTACAAGAATTGAAAGGGTTCCATGTTAAGAAAGAGCACGTTGGATTTGAACTGAAAGAGTTGGGGCAGTTGGAAGAGCTTGGAGGAGAACTCAATATATATGGACTCGAAAATGTGAGAATCAGGGAAGAAGCTAATGAAGCCAAGTTGATGGCGAAAAGGAATATAATTAAGTTAGGATTATTCTGGGGTAGAGAGCAACAGTTCAGAGGAGATGATattcttgatagtcttcaaccaCACTCTAATCTTAGAGAACTTCGCATTGTAAATCATGGTGGTGCCACGTGTCCTAGTTGGTTGTGCAGCAACATCCACATGAAAAACTTGGAGAGTCTACATCTAGAGAGAGTGTCTTGGGCCACACTTCTACCTTTTGGGCAGATATATCATCTAAGAAAACTCAAGCTGAAGAATATAGTTGGGATATGTCAGTTTGGACCTGACATATTTGGTGGCATTACAGAAAAAAGTTTCACACAATTGAAGGAAGTTGAGTTTGATTATATGCCAGAACTTGTGGAGTGGGTTGGGGGAGCTAACTCTCATTTCTTCTCAAGGCTTGAAAGAATAAGATGCACTAATTGCCCCAAGCTCGTTGCTCTGCCGTTCTCGGGGTGGTTTAGCTCTTCTACGCAAGACAACACCATATGGTTCGCTAATCTATGTCATCTTTACATTCATGCATGCCCGAAGTTGCGCCTGCCTCCCTTGCCTCACACTTCAATGCTATCTTCTGTTCATACGGACTACTTGGATTATGATGGTACTGAATTGCACATTAAGATGCCTAGTGAATTGGCCTTCCATAATCTAGGTGAAATAGATGTTTTGGAAATTAAAGATACATCACTCATCTCATTTACGGACCTCCAAAAGCTACGTCCTCTAAGAAGTATAAGGGTTAGGAGATGCGAGGAAACACTTTGGGGAGGACTGGATGATAGTTTTGTGCTCCATTCAGTCCAATATCTGGAACTCAGGGAATTTCCTCTTACAGGAAAATCGTTGTCAAATTTGTTCAAATGTTTCCCAGCTCTTTCTAGTCTGGATGTGTGCGCCTCAGATGAGGACCATGAGGAAGTGGTATTGCAGTTTCCATTCTCCAGCTCACTGAGAGATGTCCGCTTGGTGGGGTGTAAGAATCTAATCCTGCCTGTGGAGGACGAAGGTGGATTTCGGAGCCTCTCGTCGCTCGTGTCAGTATACATACAAAAATGTGGCAAGCTATTCTCTCGGTGGTCCATGGGAGAAGCAGCTCAGAGCATCAACCTTTTTCCTCCTTGCCTTAAGGAACTCCTGTTACGGGAAGAGCCAAGCATGATGTCAATGGCTCTGCTCTCAAACCTCACATCTCTTACCACTCTTGCACTAGTTGATTGTAAGAATACCACGGTGGATGGATTCAATCCTCTCATCACATCCAACCTCGAGACTCTGTGGGTTAATAATCGGAGAGATGATGAAACCGGTGGTTCTATAGCAGCCGATCTACTCGCAGAGGTGGCAAGGACCAAAATAATGCCTGCAGGTTCCTTCCAACTGACGAGAATTGAGGTGGACAGCATCTCCGCAGTGCTCGTTGGTCCCATCTGCAGACGCCTCTCCGCTTCCCTCCGGACATTATACCTACAGAATGACTGGCGTGCGGAAAGCTTCACGGAAGAGCAGGACGAGGCGCTTCAGTTCCTCACGTCTCTCCGAGAGATGCACATTAGTGACTGCAGGGCTCTGCAGTCCCTCCCTCAAGGGTTGCATTGCCTTTCTTCTCTCGAGGGATTATATGTCTTGGGATCTCCTAAAATCAGATCGCTACCCAAGAAGGGCCTCCCCGATTCACTGCAATTCCTATACATATATGATTGTTGTGCCGAGCTTTATGAGGAATGCCAGAAATTAAGAGGAACAAGGCCAGATATTTGTGTTGATACCAGCCTACGTACTGCTGAAGATTGA